One part of the Pseudopipra pipra isolate bDixPip1 chromosome 3, bDixPip1.hap1, whole genome shotgun sequence genome encodes these proteins:
- the GINS1 gene encoding DNA replication complex GINS protein PSF1 yields MAGERVMELVRELHRATGGHLPPFRTEGLRQALEEMRALYERNQADVSEAKSGRTDLIFLIRFRHCCLLRNQRCLLAYLYDRLLRIRALRWEYGSVLPNTIQFHMSAEEVEWFNRYKKSLATYMRSVGGEEGLDLTQDIKPPKSLYIEVRCLRDHGEFEIDDGTTILLKKNSQHFLPRWKCEQLIRQGVLEHILS; encoded by the exons ATGGCGGGAGAGCGGGTCATGGAGCTGGTGCGGGAACTGCACCGCGCCACCGGCGGGCACCTCCCGCCATTCCGG ACGGAGGGGCTGCGGCAGGCGCTGGAGGAGATGCGGGCGCTGTACGAGCGGAACCAGGCGGATGT GTCCGAAGCGAAGTCGGGACGGACGGACCTAATTTTCCTCATCCGGTTCCggcactgctgcctgctccGGAACCAGCGCTGCCTCCTGGCCTACCT GTACGACCGGCTGCTGCGGATCCGAGCGCTGAGGTGGGAGTATGGCAGTGTCCTGCCAAACACCATCCAGTTCCACATGTCAGCTGAGGAA GTGGAGTGGTTCAATCGGTACAAAAAGTCTCTGGCTACCTACATGAGGTCAgtaggaggagaggaggggctcGACCTTACACAGGACATAAAACCTCCTAAAAGCCTGTACATTGAA GTGCGGTGTTTAAGAGACCATGGAGAATTTGAGATTGATGATGGGACTACCATCCTGTTGAAGAAGAACAGCCAG CACTTTTTACCCCGCTGGAAATGCGAGCAGTTAATCAGACAAGGAGTCCTGGAGCACATTCTGTCCTAA